One part of the Ochotona princeps isolate mOchPri1 chromosome 3, mOchPri1.hap1, whole genome shotgun sequence genome encodes these proteins:
- the LOC101531779 gene encoding cx9C motif-containing protein 4, with amino-acid sequence MSQKDPCQKQACELQKCLQANNYLESKCQAVLQELRKCCARYPKGRSVVCSGFEKEEEENAAQISMPK; translated from the coding sequence ATGTCGCAGAAGGATCCGTGCCAGAAACAGGCCTGTGAACTACAGAAATGCTTACAGGCCAACAACTACCTGGAGTCCAAGTGTCAGGCTGTCCTTCAAGAGCTGCGAAAGTGCTGTGCCCGGTACCCCAAGGGAAGATCTGTGGTCTGTTCAGGATttgaaaaggaggaggaagaaaacgcAGCGCAGATATCAATGCCAAAGTGA
- the EIF2B5 gene encoding translation initiation factor eIF-2B subunit epsilon, which produces MAATAVVPPGAVSGRAPKRGGGGGGGGARGTEEEPPPPLQAVLVADSFNRRFFPISKDQPRVLLPLANVALIDYTLEFLTATGVQETFVFCCWKAAQIKEHLQKSKWCRPTSPNVVRIITSELYRSLGDVLRDVDAKALVRSDFVLVYGDVVSNINITKALEEHRLRRKLEKNVSVMTMVFKESSPSHPTRCHEDNVVVAVDSTTNRILHFQKTQGLRRFAFPLSLFQGSKAGVEIRYDLLDCHISICSPQVAQLFTDNFDYQTRDDFVRGLLVNEEILGNQIHMHVTTKEYGARVSNLHMYSTVCADIIRRWLYPLTPEVNFTDSATQSCTHSRHNIYRGPEVSLGHGSVLEENVLLGSGTVIGSNCCITNSVIGPGCHIGDNVVLDRAYLWRGVQVASGAQIHQSLLCDNAVVKEQVTLKPHCVLTSQVVVGPNITLPEGSVISLHPPDAEEDEDDGQFSDDSGANQEKEKVKLKGYNPAEVGAAGQGYLWKAADMNTEDEEELRQSLWGLTIDEEEDSETESERSMDSEELDSRAGSPQLDDIKVFQSEVQGTLQRGKEESISCDNLILEINSLKYAYNISLKEVMQVLSHVVLEFPLQQMNTPLEASHYSALLLPLLKSWSPVFRNYIKRAADHLEALAAIEEFFLEHEALSICMAKVLMAFYQLEILAEETILSWFNQKDVTDKGRQLRKNQQLQRFTQWLKEAEEESSEDD; this is translated from the exons ATGGCGGCCACTGCGGTGGTGCCTCCTGGTGCGGTGTCTGGTCGAGCCCCgaagcgcggcggcggcggcggcggcgggggagcCAGAGGGACGGAGGAGGAGCCGCCGCCGCCCCTCCAGGCAGTTCTGGTGGCCGATAGCTTCAACCGCCGCTTCTTCCCCATCTCCAAGGACCAGCCTCGG GTCCTCTTACCCCTGGCCAATGTGGCATTAATTGACTATACTCTGGAATTCCTGACTGCCACAGGTGTACAGGAAACCTTTGTATTTTGTTGCTGGAAGGCTGCTCAGATCAAAGAACATTTACA gAAATCCAAGTGGTGCCGCCCTACATCCCCCAACGTGGTTCGGATCATTACGTCCGAGCTCTACCGGTCCCTGGGAGATGTCCTCCGGGACGTTGATGCCAAAGCCTTGGTGCGCTCCGACTTCGTGCTAGTGTACGGAGATGTCGTCTCCAACATCAACATCACCAAAGCCCTTGAGGAGCATAG GTTGAGGCggaaactagaaaaaaatgtatctgtgATGACAATGGTCTTCAAAGAGTCCTCCCCCAGCCACCCGACTCGCTGCCATGAGGACAATGTGGTTGTGGCAGTGGATAGCACCACAAACCGGATTCTCCATTTCCAGAAGACTCAGGGCCTCCGACGTTTTGCTTTTCCTCTG AGCCTGTTCCAGGGCAGCAAAGCAGGAGTGGAGATTCGGTACGACTTACTAGATTGTCATATCAGCATCTGCTCCCCTCAG GTGGCTCAGCTCTTCACAGACAACTTTGACTACCAAACCCGAGATGACTTTGTGCGAGGCCTGTTGGTGAATGAAGAG ATCCTAGGGAACCAGATCCACATGCATGTAACAACTAAGGAATATGGTGCCCGGGTCTCTAACCTACACATGTACTCCACCGTCTGTGCTGACATCATCCGTCGATGGCTGTACCCTCTCACTCCTGAAGTGAACTTCACTGACAGCGCCACTCAGAGCTGCACTCATTCCCGGCACAACATCTACCGAGGGCCGGAGGTCAGCTTGGGCCATGGCAGTGTCCTGGAGGAAAATGTGCTCCTGGGCTCAGGCACTGTCATCGGCAGCAACTGCTGCATCACCAACAGCGTCATTGGCCCTGGCTGCCACATTG GTGATAACGTGGTGCTGGACCGGGCCTACCTATGGAGAGGTGTCCAAGTGGCCTCTGGGGCGCAGATCCATCAGTCTCTGCTCTGTGACAATGCTGTGGTCAAGGAACAAGTTACATTGAAGCCACACTGCGTCCTCACTTCTCAG GTGGTGGTGGGCCCAAACATCACGCTGCCTGAGGGCTCGGTGATCTCTTTGCACCCTCCAGATGcagaggaagatgaggatgaTGGCCAGTTCAGTGATGATTCTGGGGCCAaccaagaaaaggagaaagtgaaGCTGAAAG GTTACAATCCAGCCGAAGTAGGAGCTGCTGGCCAGGGGTACCTCTGGAAAGCTGCAGACATGAACACCGAGGATGAGGAAGAGCTACGGCAGAGTCTATGGG GACTCACAATCGATGAGGAAgaagacagtgagacagaaagTGAGCGGAGTATGGATTCTGAAGAGCTGGACAGTCGGGCAGGCTCCCCTCAGTTGGATGACATCAAAG TGTTCCAGAGTGAAGTACAAGGCACACTGCAGCGGGGCAAAGAGGAGAGCATTTCTTGTGACAATCTCATTCTGGAGATCAACTCTCTCAA GTACGCCTACAACATCAGCCTGAAGGAGGTGATGCAGGTCCTGAGCCATGTGGTTCTGGAGTTCCCCCTGCAACAGATGAACACCCCCCTAGAAGCCAGCCACTACTCTGCCCTGTTGCTTCCG CTGCTCAAGTCCTGGAGCCCTGTGTTTAGGAACTATATAAAACGTGCAGCTGACCATTTGGAAGCATTGGCAGCCATTGAGGAGTTCTTCCTGGAACATGAAGCTCTCAGTATTTGCATGGCCAAG GTACTGATGGCTTTCTACCAGTTAGAGATCCTGGCGGAAGAAACGATCCTGAGCTGGTTCAACCAAAAGGATGTAACTGACAAGGGTCGGCAGTTGCGTAAGAATCAGCAG CTGCAGAGGTTCACGCAGTGGCTaaaagaggcagaagaggaaTCATCTGAAGATGACTGA